CTACTGCCATAGGAATCGAGGTCCTTTTTACAACTTGAAAAGGAGATGCATCAGCAACACCGGCTATAGCAACAATTGCTGCAGTAATTGGCGATACAACGCGACCAAAGCTCGTCATAATCTGCATTGGTAACACTAAAGTAACAGCGCTGATGTTCATAGCTGCAGCAATCTTCGGCGTAAGAGCTGCGAAAGAAAAGAAAGCGGCATTGCCGGAACCCATTAAGAAGGCACATCCAGCAATTACTATACAGAAGAAAATGATTAAGGCATTAACGCCAAGGCCAAGATTTTGAGCACTAGAAATCATAGCATCTACAGCGCCAATCTTCATTAACCCTGCAGCAAATACTTCACCTCCTACTATCAATGTGATTACAGTTGCAAAGCTGTTGCCCATACCTTTGAATAAATGTTCTAAGCTCTGTAAGGTGGAACGAATATCTTTAGTTCTGACATATTCGAAAGCCATGCTAATAAAGGTACTTAAGAACATTGCGGTAACAACGTCCATTTTTATTTTACTGTGGAAAATCGGACTGAACCCAAGGATAAACACCATTGGAATTATTGGGAGAATGGCGTAAATCAAAGGCGGACGGGTTGCGTCTTCTTCAACGAGGTTAATAGAATCATCGTGACCAGTAAAACCCTCCTTTTTATCCCACCATTTTTGTACAAAATAGTGTACAATACCAAGGATCAAAGTTGTTGTTATAAATATTGGCAATTGATTATTTACAAAATATACTGCCGGATCCAAATTACTGACGTTAGCTGCAAGAATTGCATTACCTGAACCGGGACCAACATCCATGTATTGTGAACAGCCGATTACACCGAGGGCAGATAATTTACTAACACCAGCTCTTATGAAGATTGGGTACATAGTAACCATGAGTAGTAAACCCAAACCAGCATGGCTTGGAATAAACACTACCAAGAATTGGCTCACGAAGAAACCAAAAACAAGCAAAACATATGGGGATTTAATAAATTTAAGTGGAGTAGCAACCACGGCAAACAAGGATTTACTCGCTCCCAGATATTCCATATATTTTGCAAAGCCTGCTATTGACATGATAGTCAAACCGAGACCGGCAACGCGGGTGCTGAGCAGTACCTCAATCGTGTGAAAAATGTCCAGAAAAGCCGAACCGGAGGATTGTTTAGCAGCAAGTATTGGATTACTGCCGATAAAGAATGCTGCAAGCAGGAGAGTGATACCTGCTATAAAAAGAACTGCCTGTGGAAAATACTTTTTGATAATCATGTAAACAACCCAAATAATGACTAAAATCGCGATAATATTTCCCATTTTATTACCTCGCCTTTTTGAAATTGGCGTATCGCTTCAATACGCTATTCCACAATTTCCTTAAAACGGAGCCAAGCGAAACATTACTACCTTATCTCGCTATAGCCTCTTTAGCTTTCTTAGCTATATATGGAAACGATGGTATCACCAACTTGAGTTCGGTATAATTAAACATACCTTCCATACTTTTAAAACAGGACTTATGCAGTTTCAGGCAATAAATTTCTTTTCTCTATTTGCGCCTAAAAAAGTTTTACAATCTACTAAAATCACGGTGCAACATAGCAATCTCTTCCCGATTTTATATTCACTGCTACTGTCAAACTTGTCCTTCCGGAAGAATCCCCAGTTTTCTGCGCCAATAGCGGGAATAAACTGCTCCCAGCGGATTATGGGCCAGCACGCGGTCTTTCGCTACCAGACAGGACACCGGAGCCGCCGATGCGGCGGTAAACAGCATATCATGTCCCACACATAAGCCCACCGTAAAATTCATTTCCGTGCCGGCATCCGCCAATATTTTGGCCTGTATCTTAGGATTGCACATCATTTCCTTGGCACCGGGCTTAATTTGTTCCAGTCCTAAATTTTCTTTTGCCACACCGCAAACTTTACAGCAAACGCTGTGTACTTCAAAAAACTTTTCAAAATAAACCGCAATCAACTTTGCTTCCTGAGCCAAACCGATGCAAAATGGCAGACCGATCTTCTTTACCCCTAAGCTTTTCGCAAAGTCCACACTTTCCTCCAAGCGGCACATTTTCATATAGTTTCGCCCTTCAGTACAGGCAGCGGCTTTCATCATCGCCAAATCACCGTCCTGATAAAAATCTTTCACCGCCTCTACCGTCAGCTTGGTACAATTTTGCCCCTCAACATAGCACTTATTGTGTTTACAGTGTGCGCACTTCATTTGATCAATCTCCTTATATTAAAATTTTCTCTTCCTGCAAGCAGGTTTTATGAAACATAGCGGTAACAGCCTCTTCTTACAGCATCCCGTTTCTCGTTTTCATTAAACGGTATACTGGTATACCACTTAATGAAAAATTAAAATCCCTCCTTTTTTATCAAGCATTTCCCGAAGCAGCCATTACAGACTATCAATAACCTGCTTCGCCCGCTGCAAATGTCCAGCCATAATCGCTGCTGCACCCCCTGGATTTTGTTCTTTAATTTTCTGCCAAATGCCTTTATGATCCTCAAGTACATTGTGATACCGGGCAGGATCTTTCTGAGAATACTGGCGGGAATAAGAAAGCAGATCCGTTAAAAAATCGTTGATTTTTATGAGTATTTCATTGTGGGTGGCAATAAAAATTGCCGAATGAAATCCTATCGAAGCATCAGAAATACTTTTCCCCATTTTTATATTTCTTTCCATATCGATCAATGCACTTTCCATCGCTTCCAAATCATGAACTGTCCGGCGTTCCGCTGCCAGTCTGACCGCATAAGACTCAATAGCCTCACGGGCTTCAAACAAATCCGCCAATGTACTCTTAGGATTCTCCATAACAAAATCAACATTATTTAGAATGTGGCTCATCTTGATTTTTTTTACAAATACGCCCTTGCCCCGAATGTGCTCAACTGCTCCCAAAAACTCCAAAGTTTTTAATGCCTCTCGCACCGGCACCCGGCTGACATCAAATATTTTAGTAAGTTCCCGTTCCGAAGGAAGGCTGTCCCCTTCCTTTAATTTTCCTTCGCGGATCCAGTTACGAATATGTTCAACAATTTGTCTATATAAAGAAGTAGAAGACTTATCAATGACTTTATTGAGTAATTCTTTGTCAATATCCGCTTTCAATGCTTCAGCTCCTCTGGTATACCAGTATGCCATTAGCTGCTTTTATTATAATATTCCTTGCAAAAACTGTCAATCAAATTCTGATTATAAAGATAAATTGTATTTTACCGTAAACTTTTTTCCCCTCTTCACGCATGTATCCGTGCAGCGAGGATAAAGGAAATCTACTTTGAATATAGAATACATAGTTATAACAACCATACAGGAGGGTTTTAAATGAACAAAGAAATCAGTTACAACGAATATGCGGCAAAAGTAATAGATCAGCTGCCCAAAGGAGCATTTCTGACAACAATCGGCGACGGTAAAGTCAACACCATGACCATCGGCTGGGGCAGCATCGGCTTTCTCTGGCGCAAACCGGTATTTACCGTCATGGTCCG
The sequence above is a segment of the Veillonellales bacterium genome. Coding sequences within it:
- the dcuC gene encoding C4-dicarboxylate transporter DcuC yields the protein MGNIIAILVIIWVVYMIIKKYFPQAVLFIAGITLLLAAFFIGSNPILAAKQSSGSAFLDIFHTIEVLLSTRVAGLGLTIMSIAGFAKYMEYLGASKSLFAVVATPLKFIKSPYVLLVFGFFVSQFLVVFIPSHAGLGLLLMVTMYPIFIRAGVSKLSALGVIGCSQYMDVGPGSGNAILAANVSNLDPAVYFVNNQLPIFITTTLILGIVHYFVQKWWDKKEGFTGHDDSINLVEEDATRPPLIYAILPIIPMVFILGFSPIFHSKIKMDVVTAMFLSTFISMAFEYVRTKDIRSTLQSLEHLFKGMGNSFATVITLIVGGEVFAAGLMKIGAVDAMISSAQNLGLGVNALIIFFCIVIAGCAFLMGSGNAAFFSFAALTPKIAAAMNISAVTLVLPMQIMTSFGRVVSPITAAIVAIAGVADASPFQVVKRTSIPMAVAALVNIAFIFINS
- a CDS encoding DUF1847 domain-containing protein; protein product: MKCAHCKHNKCYVEGQNCTKLTVEAVKDFYQDGDLAMMKAAACTEGRNYMKMCRLEESVDFAKSLGVKKIGLPFCIGLAQEAKLIAVYFEKFFEVHSVCCKVCGVAKENLGLEQIKPGAKEMMCNPKIQAKILADAGTEMNFTVGLCVGHDMLFTAASAAPVSCLVAKDRVLAHNPLGAVYSRYWRRKLGILPEGQV
- a CDS encoding FadR/GntR family transcriptional regulator, which translates into the protein MKADIDKELLNKVIDKSSTSLYRQIVEHIRNWIREGKLKEGDSLPSERELTKIFDVSRVPVREALKTLEFLGAVEHIRGKGVFVKKIKMSHILNNVDFVMENPKSTLADLFEAREAIESYAVRLAAERRTVHDLEAMESALIDMERNIKMGKSISDASIGFHSAIFIATHNEILIKINDFLTDLLSYSRQYSQKDPARYHNVLEDHKGIWQKIKEQNPGGAAAIMAGHLQRAKQVIDSL